One genomic segment of Mycolicibacterium neworleansense includes these proteins:
- a CDS encoding MBL fold metallo-hydrolase yields MAAALTAITEHVHFAQTDLVNWTLVTDGNRVLLIDAGFPGQREDVIGTVRSLGFTVDDIAAVLLTHAHIDHFGTAIWLAKTHGTPVFCHDSELGHAKREYLEQAAPADVVRNIWQPRWLKWAATITAKGGMNHAGIPTAQALTDKDDLPGSPVPVPTPGHTGGHCSYIVDGVLVSGDALVTGHPLLKQTGPTLLPALFNHDEAGCLTSLKALAAVEADVMLPGHGPVWRGSIADAAEQATSAHRRA; encoded by the coding sequence ATGGCAGCAGCCCTGACCGCGATCACCGAACATGTGCACTTCGCCCAAACCGACTTGGTGAACTGGACGCTGGTGACCGACGGGAATCGGGTCCTGCTGATCGACGCCGGGTTCCCAGGGCAGCGCGAGGACGTCATCGGCACTGTCCGCAGCCTCGGTTTCACCGTCGACGACATCGCCGCGGTCCTGCTGACCCATGCCCACATCGATCACTTCGGAACCGCCATCTGGCTGGCGAAAACCCATGGCACACCGGTCTTTTGCCATGACTCCGAATTGGGGCACGCCAAGCGTGAGTATCTCGAGCAGGCCGCGCCGGCCGATGTGGTGCGCAACATCTGGCAGCCCCGCTGGCTGAAGTGGGCGGCCACCATCACCGCCAAGGGCGGCATGAACCACGCCGGCATCCCGACCGCACAGGCGCTGACCGACAAGGACGATCTGCCGGGCAGCCCGGTGCCGGTGCCCACCCCGGGACACACCGGCGGGCACTGCTCGTACATCGTCGACGGGGTACTGGTCAGCGGCGACGCCCTGGTCACCGGGCACCCGCTGCTGAAGCAGACCGGCCCGACGCTGCTGCCGGCACTGTTCAACCACGATGAGGCAGGGTGCCTGACCAGTCTGAAGGCGCTCGCTGCCGTGGAGGCCGACGTGATGCTGCCCGGGCACGGGCCGGTGTGGCGCGGATCGATCGCCGACGCCGCTGAACAGGCAACATCGGCCCACCGACGCGCTTAA
- a CDS encoding GntR family transcriptional regulator yields the protein MPLTSGGPVAEDVRRRILSMLAQGTLRPGSRLGTEREMAEEFAVSRSTLRSALLPLSQAGVLERRTGRNGGTFVRADVVERNAAELAGLPARLRSGGHSSATRVLATDRRAATAVEAHALEIDDGAEIFTVRRLRFADGVPLSVDLSCFTAERMDDLLEQPLGGSLYELLRVRYGLTPAVTTETIEVVSASPREAQWLDVAHRKPLLAITRITRDSSGEPFEYACDLFRADRVRLTATSHGAVGAVQRSVSSA from the coding sequence ATGCCCCTGACATCCGGTGGCCCGGTCGCCGAGGACGTGCGCCGGCGCATCCTGTCCATGCTGGCCCAGGGCACCCTGCGTCCCGGCTCGCGGCTGGGCACCGAGCGGGAGATGGCGGAGGAATTCGCGGTGTCGCGGTCCACGCTGCGCAGTGCACTGCTGCCGCTGAGCCAGGCCGGTGTGCTGGAGCGTCGCACCGGGCGCAACGGGGGCACATTCGTGCGGGCCGACGTGGTGGAACGCAATGCCGCCGAGTTGGCCGGGCTTCCGGCCCGGTTGCGCAGCGGCGGCCACAGCAGCGCCACACGGGTGCTGGCGACCGACCGCAGGGCGGCCACCGCCGTGGAGGCACACGCGCTCGAAATCGACGATGGCGCAGAGATATTCACGGTTCGGCGGCTGCGCTTCGCCGACGGAGTGCCGCTGTCGGTGGATCTGTCCTGCTTCACCGCCGAGCGGATGGACGACCTGCTGGAACAGCCGCTCGGCGGGTCACTCTATGAGTTGTTGCGGGTGCGGTACGGCCTGACACCTGCCGTCACCACCGAGACCATCGAAGTGGTCAGCGCCAGCCCGCGCGAGGCCCAGTGGCTGGACGTCGCGCACCGCAAGCCGCTTTTGGCCATCACCCGCATCACGCGTGACAGCAGCGGTGAGCCATTCGAGTACGCCTGCGACCTGTTCCGCGCCGACCGGGTCAGGCTCACGGCGACAAGCCATGGCGCGGTCGGCGCGGTGCAACGCTCGGTGAGCAGCGCCTAA
- a CDS encoding ATP-binding protein: protein MTGTAIACPSCGAAPSRAAARYCDACGSSLRRPASSAEFKQATVLFADVVESMKVATIVGPERLREIMGELVGRGVAVIQRFGGTMDKFTGDGLMAVFGAPQALEDHAMRACLAALGIQAEARRFAADVGKRDGIELRLRIGLNSGQVVAGEIGSGIPGYTAVGEQVGLAQRMESVAPPGGVMLSESSARLVEHAAELDETQLVHIKGATQPIAARRLRAIRSHHGLVGGVEPRLVGRQSEIAALETMLDRSLTGRGVVVGLAGPPGVGKSRLSREAAALAAVRGVDVIWCSCESHAGNVPFHLATRLLRAMTGIGDREGPWARARVRARFSDADPVDLLMFDDLLGIADPDVALPTIAPDARRQRLLALINAAPIAEPRPVLYIVEDAHWIDEVSEAMLADFLTGIPHSYSMAMVTYRPEYHGILRQLPETQAMTLAPLSEAQTLTLLDDVLGTDPSVRDLAAAVRRRAAGNPFFAEEMVRDLVQRGVLEGDRGRYLCHADTADVPVPVTVQAAIEARIDRLDVRGKRTLNAASVVGTRFDAELLAAIGTEPVFDELLRAELIDQNSDIAGIAYTFRHPLIRTVAYESQLQSDRAEVHRRLAAAIQTRAESRGPDLADPDAALIAEHLEAAGDLHAAFDWHMRAGAWSTNRDIAAARMSWKRARLIADALPAGDSARPAMRIAARSMLCVSSWRASGPDADSDLDELRKLCDETGDKASLTLALSAQLTAVFWPGDAKRASQLASEQMALLDSIGDPALTVGMAYPPMSVKAVTGEYHDLLNWSQMVIDLAADDATMGSNFGMGSPLAAACSFRGHARYALGLPGWRQDLDGAAALARSTDPVTHALVAASAYGPAVSMRVLRAEPAMTREIEDAIQVAEKTIDDTALGSAKCFLGLALVAADDPADRVRGSDILVQIRDSWVREKTRLFLVPVADTAIAYEMARRGDHEGAVPMLRASVEELIRSGQTATGMMTLVNLAETLLERCAEGDVAEAEAVIDRVESLAGPAAWAVRDIWAIRLRGLLARAVGDDVAYRTLVSRYRSMAVSLGFEGHIAMADAADTAAARQA from the coding sequence ATGACCGGAACGGCGATTGCCTGCCCATCGTGTGGCGCCGCCCCTTCGAGGGCCGCAGCCCGGTATTGCGACGCCTGCGGCTCCTCATTGCGCCGACCGGCCAGCAGTGCCGAGTTCAAACAAGCCACGGTCCTGTTCGCCGATGTCGTGGAATCGATGAAAGTCGCCACAATTGTGGGCCCAGAACGGCTGCGGGAGATCATGGGCGAGTTGGTCGGACGCGGTGTGGCAGTAATTCAGCGGTTCGGCGGCACGATGGACAAGTTCACCGGCGACGGTTTGATGGCGGTCTTCGGCGCCCCACAGGCGTTGGAGGACCACGCCATGCGGGCATGCCTGGCGGCACTGGGGATTCAGGCAGAGGCACGCAGATTCGCCGCCGATGTCGGGAAACGCGACGGGATCGAGCTCCGCCTACGGATCGGCCTGAATTCCGGTCAGGTCGTTGCGGGCGAAATCGGTTCGGGCATACCGGGTTACACTGCGGTCGGCGAGCAGGTCGGTTTGGCGCAGCGGATGGAGTCAGTCGCCCCGCCGGGCGGTGTGATGCTCAGTGAGTCCAGCGCCCGCTTGGTCGAACATGCTGCGGAGCTCGACGAAACTCAGCTGGTCCACATCAAAGGGGCCACCCAGCCGATAGCGGCCCGCCGACTGAGGGCCATCCGATCACACCACGGGCTTGTCGGGGGTGTGGAGCCGAGGCTGGTCGGGCGTCAATCGGAGATCGCCGCCCTCGAAACAATGCTGGACCGCTCGTTGACCGGTCGCGGCGTCGTGGTCGGGTTGGCAGGGCCACCGGGAGTCGGCAAGTCCCGGTTGTCCAGGGAGGCAGCAGCACTCGCGGCCGTCCGCGGCGTCGACGTGATCTGGTGTTCCTGCGAATCGCACGCCGGCAATGTCCCGTTCCACCTTGCGACTCGGTTACTGCGCGCCATGACCGGCATCGGGGACCGGGAGGGTCCCTGGGCCCGGGCCCGGGTCCGCGCCCGGTTCAGCGACGCTGACCCGGTGGATCTGCTGATGTTCGACGATCTGCTCGGCATCGCCGACCCCGATGTCGCATTGCCCACCATCGCTCCCGATGCCAGACGGCAGCGGCTGCTCGCATTGATCAATGCTGCGCCGATCGCTGAACCCAGACCCGTGCTCTACATCGTCGAGGACGCCCATTGGATCGACGAGGTCAGCGAAGCCATGCTCGCGGATTTCCTGACGGGCATTCCGCATAGCTACTCGATGGCCATGGTCACCTACCGTCCCGAGTACCACGGGATCTTGAGGCAGCTACCCGAAACTCAAGCGATGACACTCGCACCGCTCAGCGAGGCGCAGACGTTGACACTGCTCGACGACGTGTTGGGGACGGATCCCTCGGTCCGCGATCTGGCGGCGGCGGTCCGCCGGCGGGCGGCCGGCAACCCGTTCTTCGCCGAGGAGATGGTGCGGGACCTCGTCCAGCGGGGCGTGCTCGAAGGCGATCGGGGTCGCTACTTGTGTCATGCGGACACCGCCGACGTGCCCGTGCCCGTCACCGTGCAGGCAGCCATCGAAGCCCGAATCGACCGGTTGGACGTCCGCGGCAAGCGGACGTTGAATGCCGCCTCGGTGGTCGGAACCCGATTCGACGCAGAGTTGCTGGCCGCCATCGGGACCGAGCCGGTTTTCGATGAACTACTCCGGGCCGAGCTCATCGACCAGAACAGCGATATCGCCGGCATCGCCTACACCTTCCGGCACCCCCTCATCCGCACCGTTGCCTACGAATCGCAGCTGCAATCGGATCGCGCGGAGGTCCACCGGCGACTCGCCGCGGCCATTCAAACTCGCGCTGAATCTCGGGGCCCGGACTTGGCCGATCCGGACGCCGCGCTGATCGCCGAGCATCTCGAGGCGGCCGGAGACCTCCACGCCGCGTTCGATTGGCACATGCGCGCCGGAGCATGGTCGACCAATCGTGATATCGCCGCAGCCCGGATGAGCTGGAAACGAGCGCGCCTCATCGCCGACGCGCTACCTGCCGGCGACAGCGCACGACCCGCGATGCGCATCGCTGCCCGCAGCATGCTGTGCGTCAGTTCGTGGCGGGCATCAGGTCCGGACGCAGACAGCGATCTCGACGAGCTCCGCAAATTGTGCGACGAGACAGGCGACAAGGCCTCATTGACACTTGCCCTGAGTGCCCAGCTCACCGCGGTGTTTTGGCCCGGCGACGCGAAGCGCGCATCGCAGCTGGCGTCCGAGCAGATGGCGCTCCTGGATTCGATCGGCGATCCCGCGCTCACCGTCGGCATGGCCTACCCACCCATGTCCGTCAAGGCCGTCACCGGTGAGTACCACGATTTGTTGAACTGGTCGCAGATGGTCATCGACCTGGCCGCAGACGACGCGACCATGGGGTCCAATTTCGGGATGGGCTCACCGTTGGCGGCGGCATGCTCGTTCCGTGGGCACGCGCGGTACGCGCTTGGCCTGCCGGGGTGGCGACAGGACCTGGATGGTGCCGCAGCACTGGCCCGCAGCACCGATCCGGTCACCCACGCATTGGTCGCTGCTAGTGCTTACGGTCCCGCCGTCTCCATGCGCGTGCTGCGGGCCGAGCCCGCGATGACACGCGAGATCGAGGATGCCATCCAGGTGGCCGAGAAGACGATCGATGACACCGCTTTGGGTAGTGCGAAGTGCTTCCTCGGACTCGCGTTGGTCGCCGCGGATGACCCCGCCGATCGTGTCCGTGGAAGCGACATCTTGGTCCAGATACGCGACAGCTGGGTGCGAGAGAAGACACGGCTCTTTCTGGTGCCCGTCGCCGACACCGCGATCGCCTACGAAATGGCGCGGCGCGGCGACCATGAAGGCGCCGTCCCAATGCTTCGGGCGAGCGTCGAGGAGTTGATCCGATCGGGGCAGACCGCGACCGGCATGATGACACTGGTCAATCTCGCTGAAACCCTGTTGGAGCGTTGCGCCGAAGGCGACGTGGCAGAAGCCGAGGCTGTGATCGACCGCGTGGAGAGCCTGGCGGGTCCGGCAGCCTGGGCGGTACGCGACATCTGGGCGATACGCCTACGCGGTCTGTTGGCTCGGGCCGTCGGCGATGATGTCGCCTACCGGACGTTGGTGAGTCGCTATCGCTCCATGGCGGTATCTCTGGGTTTCGAGGGACACATCGCAATGGCCGACGCCGCCGACACCGCGGCGGCCCGGCAAGCCTAG
- a CDS encoding APC family permease yields MSEIIDPPAPSGASIQRLKPNAVGLVGVLFMAVATAAPITAMVGNVPISVGFGNGAYAPAGYFVATIVLTLFAIGYAAMSKHITSTGAFYGYISHGLGRVVGLGAGFLTALAYMVFEASLIGIFSFFGNDLFKSFFGIDVPWVIFAVVMLAVNAVLTYFDINLAAKVLGVFLITEIVMLAMMALSVVFTGGGPQGWSLGSLNPLNGFQSLSGEVAGVDGSMITVAGSAGVGLFFAFWSWVGFESSAMYGEESRNPKKIIPIAVICSVVGIGAFYILVSWLAIVGTGPQNAIALAQDPATAGNIFFNPVHEHLGQWAVDLFKILLMTGSFACGMAFHNCAARYLYAIGRENVIPGMRKTIGATHPVHGSPHIAGFVQTGFATVVVLFFDLTWRDPYTGLYGLMALLGTTAIMIVQALAAFSVVSYFHVQKRHPETANWFTTFLAPLLGGVGMLYVIYLLAKNASFAAGSAASDWIFTSIPYVVGIVGIGGVLWALFLKFRDPQRYSDLGRTVLEEAHER; encoded by the coding sequence ATGAGCGAGATCATCGATCCGCCGGCTCCGTCCGGTGCCTCCATCCAACGCCTCAAACCCAACGCCGTGGGACTGGTCGGCGTGCTGTTCATGGCGGTCGCCACGGCCGCCCCCATCACGGCCATGGTCGGCAACGTGCCGATCTCGGTGGGCTTCGGCAATGGCGCCTATGCGCCCGCCGGCTATTTCGTCGCCACCATCGTGCTGACCCTGTTCGCCATCGGTTATGCGGCGATGAGCAAGCACATCACTTCGACCGGCGCCTTCTACGGGTACATCTCGCACGGCCTGGGTCGCGTCGTCGGACTGGGCGCGGGCTTCCTGACCGCCTTGGCGTACATGGTGTTCGAGGCGTCGCTGATCGGCATCTTCTCGTTCTTCGGCAACGATCTGTTCAAGTCGTTCTTCGGCATCGACGTGCCGTGGGTCATCTTCGCCGTGGTGATGCTGGCCGTGAACGCCGTGCTGACCTACTTCGACATCAACCTGGCCGCCAAGGTGCTCGGCGTTTTCCTGATCACCGAGATCGTCATGCTGGCCATGATGGCGCTGTCGGTGGTGTTCACCGGCGGCGGCCCGCAGGGCTGGTCGCTGGGATCGCTCAACCCGCTCAACGGTTTCCAGAGTCTCTCGGGTGAGGTGGCCGGTGTCGACGGCAGCATGATCACCGTCGCCGGATCGGCCGGCGTCGGTCTGTTCTTCGCGTTCTGGTCGTGGGTGGGCTTCGAGTCAAGCGCCATGTATGGCGAAGAGTCGCGAAATCCCAAGAAGATCATCCCGATCGCGGTCATCTGTTCGGTCGTCGGCATCGGCGCGTTCTACATCCTGGTTTCGTGGCTGGCGATCGTCGGCACCGGCCCGCAGAATGCGATCGCGCTGGCGCAGGATCCGGCCACCGCGGGCAACATCTTCTTCAACCCGGTGCACGAGCATCTGGGACAGTGGGCCGTCGACCTGTTCAAGATCCTGTTGATGACGGGCTCGTTCGCCTGCGGCATGGCGTTCCACAACTGTGCCGCGCGCTACCTCTACGCCATCGGACGAGAGAACGTCATCCCGGGGATGCGCAAGACGATCGGCGCCACTCACCCGGTGCACGGCTCACCGCACATCGCCGGATTCGTGCAGACCGGTTTCGCCACCGTGGTGGTGCTGTTCTTCGATCTGACGTGGCGCGACCCCTACACCGGGCTGTACGGCCTGATGGCATTGCTGGGCACCACCGCCATCATGATCGTGCAGGCCCTGGCGGCCTTCTCGGTGGTCTCGTACTTCCACGTGCAGAAGCGGCATCCCGAGACCGCGAACTGGTTCACCACGTTCCTGGCACCGCTGCTGGGCGGGGTCGGCATGCTCTACGTCATCTACCTGCTCGCCAAGAACGCATCGTTTGCTGCGGGTTCGGCCGCGTCGGACTGGATCTTCACCTCGATCCCGTATGTTGTCGGCATCGTCGGAATCGGTGGCGTGCTGTGGGCACTGTTCCTCAAATTCAGGGATCCGCAACGCTATTCCGATCTCGGGCGCACAGTGTTGGAAGAAGCACACGAGCGTTGA
- the pta gene encoding phosphate acetyltransferase — protein MPDGNIATAIYVASPEGDTGKSTIALGILHRLAATVPRVGVFRPITRLGEDRDYILELLLAGTTAGLSYDDCVGVSYQQVHEDPEVAIADIVDRFHRVAEQCDAVLIVGSDYTDVATPSELSMNARIAVNLGAPVVLAVKAADRTPDEVAHVVEVCLAELNHQHAHAAAVVANRCDPAQLTAVAQALKPLGPPAYVLPEEPLLVAPSVAELQVAVDGTMIAGDAELLSREAMGVLVAGMTAEHVLERLTEGVAVVTPGDRSDVVLAVVSAHAAEGFPSLSCIILNGGLELHPAIASLVEGLGLRLPIVATEYGTFETASRVAGARGRVTAKSQRKIDTALALMDKHVDVNDLLAQLSIPIPAVTTPQMFTYQLLDQARSDRKRIVLPEGTDDRILKAAGRLLQHEVAELTILGEESQIRSRAAELGVNIDAAVVLDPRTSELCDQFAEQYAELRRKKGVTVEQAREIIHDVSYFGTMLVHNKMVDGMVSGAAHTTAHTVRPAFEIIRTAPGISTVSSIFLMCLADRVLAYGDCAIVPDPTSEQLADIAISSARTAAQFGIDPRVAMLSYSTGTSGTGADVDKVRAATELVRQRDPDLLVEGPIQYDAAVEPSVAATKMPDSAVAGRATVLIFPDLNTGNNTYKAVQRSAGAIAIGPVLQGLNKPVNDLSRGALVEDIVNTVAITAIQAQGCR, from the coding sequence GTGCCGGATGGGAACATCGCGACCGCGATCTATGTAGCGTCACCCGAAGGGGACACCGGTAAATCGACCATTGCGCTGGGGATTCTGCACCGTCTCGCCGCGACCGTGCCCAGGGTGGGGGTGTTCCGGCCGATCACGCGCCTCGGCGAGGATCGTGACTACATCCTGGAATTGCTGCTGGCCGGGACCACCGCGGGGCTGAGTTACGACGACTGCGTCGGCGTCAGCTACCAGCAGGTGCACGAAGATCCCGAAGTCGCCATCGCCGACATCGTCGACCGGTTTCACCGGGTCGCCGAGCAGTGCGACGCGGTGCTCATCGTCGGCAGCGACTACACCGACGTCGCCACCCCCAGTGAGCTGAGCATGAACGCGCGCATCGCGGTCAACCTGGGCGCGCCCGTGGTGCTCGCGGTCAAGGCCGCTGACCGGACGCCAGATGAGGTCGCCCATGTGGTCGAGGTGTGCCTGGCCGAGTTGAACCATCAGCATGCGCACGCCGCCGCGGTGGTCGCCAACCGGTGCGACCCCGCGCAGTTGACCGCGGTGGCGCAGGCCCTCAAACCGCTCGGTCCGCCCGCCTACGTGCTGCCCGAGGAGCCGTTGCTGGTGGCGCCGTCGGTGGCCGAACTGCAGGTGGCGGTCGACGGCACGATGATCGCCGGCGATGCTGAGCTGTTGTCCCGCGAGGCGATGGGTGTGCTGGTGGCGGGCATGACCGCCGAGCATGTGCTGGAGCGGCTCACCGAGGGGGTCGCGGTGGTGACCCCGGGCGACCGGTCCGACGTGGTGCTGGCCGTGGTGAGTGCCCATGCCGCAGAGGGATTTCCGTCGCTGTCCTGCATCATCCTCAACGGCGGGCTCGAACTGCATCCGGCGATCGCCTCGCTCGTCGAAGGGCTGGGGCTGCGGCTGCCCATCGTGGCCACCGAGTACGGAACCTTCGAGACCGCGAGCCGCGTCGCCGGTGCCCGCGGCCGGGTCACCGCGAAATCGCAGCGCAAGATCGACACCGCGCTGGCGTTGATGGACAAGCACGTCGACGTCAACGACCTGCTCGCGCAGCTGAGCATCCCGATCCCCGCGGTCACCACGCCGCAGATGTTCACCTACCAACTGCTCGACCAGGCGCGCTCGGACCGCAAGCGCATCGTCTTGCCCGAGGGCACCGACGACCGCATCCTCAAGGCCGCGGGCCGGCTGCTGCAGCATGAGGTGGCCGAGCTGACCATCCTCGGTGAGGAAAGCCAGATCCGTTCCCGGGCAGCTGAACTCGGCGTGAACATCGACGCGGCCGTCGTGCTCGATCCGCGCACGAGTGAGTTGTGCGACCAGTTCGCCGAGCAGTACGCGGAACTGAGACGCAAAAAGGGCGTGACGGTCGAGCAGGCCCGCGAGATCATCCACGACGTCTCGTATTTCGGCACCATGCTGGTGCACAACAAGATGGTGGACGGCATGGTGTCGGGTGCCGCGCACACCACCGCGCACACCGTGCGACCGGCCTTCGAGATCATCCGTACCGCGCCCGGAATATCGACGGTGTCGAGCATCTTCCTGATGTGCCTGGCCGATCGGGTGCTGGCCTACGGTGACTGCGCCATCGTGCCCGACCCGACTTCGGAACAACTGGCCGACATCGCGATCTCTTCGGCGCGCACGGCGGCGCAGTTCGGCATCGATCCGCGCGTGGCGATGCTGTCCTACTCGACCGGCACGTCGGGCACCGGTGCCGACGTCGACAAGGTCCGCGCCGCAACCGAACTGGTGCGTCAGCGCGATCCCGATCTGCTGGTCGAGGGCCCGATCCAGTACGACGCCGCGGTGGAGCCGTCGGTGGCGGCCACCAAGATGCCCGATTCGGCGGTGGCGGGCCGGGCCACGGTACTGATCTTCCCCGACCTCAACACCGGCAACAACACCTACAAGGCCGTGCAGCGCAGTGCCGGCGCCATCGCGATCGGCCCGGTGCTGCAGGGCTTGAACAAGCCGGTGAACGACCTGTCCCGCGGCGCGCTCGTGGAGGACATCGTCAACACCGTGGCGATCACGGCGATCCAGGCCCAGGGGTGCCGATGA
- the fgd gene encoding glucose-6-phosphate dehydrogenase (coenzyme-F420), protein MAELKLGYKASAEQFAPRELVELAVLAEAAGMDSATVSDHFQPWRHEGGHAPFSLAWMTAVGERTERLVLGTSVLTPTFRYNPAVIAQAFATMACLYPDRIFLGVGTGEALNEIATGYIGEWPEFKERFARLRESVKLMRELWVGDRVDFDGEYYKLKGASIYDVPEGGVPVYIAAGGPVVAKYAGRAGDGFICTSGKGEELYKDKLIPAVKEGAEAAGRNADDIDRMIEIKISYDPDPKLALENTRFWAPLSLTPEQKHSIDDPIEMEKAADALPIEQVAKRWIVASDPDEAVEKVGQYVKWGLNHLVFHAPGHDQRRFLDLFKKDLEPRLRKLG, encoded by the coding sequence GTGGCTGAACTGAAACTGGGATACAAGGCATCGGCGGAGCAGTTTGCCCCGCGTGAACTCGTCGAGCTGGCAGTGCTGGCCGAAGCAGCGGGCATGGACAGCGCGACGGTGAGCGACCATTTCCAGCCCTGGCGCCACGAGGGCGGGCATGCACCGTTCTCGCTGGCCTGGATGACGGCGGTGGGCGAGCGTACCGAGCGGTTGGTGCTGGGTACGTCGGTGCTCACGCCGACGTTCCGGTACAACCCGGCGGTGATCGCACAGGCCTTCGCGACGATGGCGTGCCTGTACCCAGACCGCATCTTCCTGGGTGTGGGCACCGGTGAGGCGCTCAACGAGATCGCCACCGGCTACATCGGTGAGTGGCCGGAGTTCAAGGAGCGCTTCGCGCGGCTGCGCGAGTCGGTGAAGCTCATGCGTGAACTGTGGGTGGGCGACCGCGTCGACTTCGACGGCGAGTACTACAAGCTCAAAGGCGCCTCGATCTACGACGTGCCCGAAGGTGGCGTGCCGGTCTACATCGCCGCGGGTGGTCCCGTGGTGGCAAAGTACGCCGGCCGTGCCGGTGACGGCTTCATCTGCACCTCTGGCAAGGGCGAGGAGCTGTACAAGGACAAGCTCATCCCCGCGGTGAAGGAGGGCGCCGAGGCCGCCGGGCGCAACGCCGACGACATCGACCGGATGATCGAGATCAAGATCTCCTACGATCCGGACCCCAAGCTGGCCCTGGAGAACACCCGGTTCTGGGCACCGCTGTCGCTGACGCCGGAGCAGAAGCACTCGATCGACGACCCGATCGAAATGGAGAAGGCCGCCGACGCGCTGCCCATCGAGCAGGTCGCCAAGCGCTGGATCGTCGCCTCGGATCCCGATGAGGCGGTCGAGAAGGTCGGCCAGTACGTCAAGTGGGGCCTGAACCACCTCGTGTTCCACGCACCCGGGCATGATCAGCGTCGTTTCCTCGACCTGTTCAAGAAGGATCTGGAGCCCCGGCTGCGCAAGCTGGGCTAG
- a CDS encoding aspartate aminotransferase family protein, with amino-acid sequence MSFSNIMDSNSYSGGLATDPDTERLIEARTHLLGPAYRLFYERPVHLVRGSGSHLFDADGARYLDAYNNVVSVGHCHPRVVAAITRQAETLNTHTRYLHDGIVEYSERLLATFPAEVDQVMYACTGSEANDLALRVAQMYTGARGVIVTRDAYHGNTEAVTAISPSLGGATAIGPHVRAVAAPDSYRSGTDVADRFLADVQAAIAELKAAGHGVSCLIVDTFFSSDGIYPDPSVLAPAVAAVRAAGGVFIADEVQPGFGRTGEAMWGFTRHGVVPDLATMGKPMANGLPVAAMAARSEVLEAFAREVPYFNTFGGNPVSMAAASAVLDVIEDEELMDNAARVGAALRDELGRVTAGNPRIGDIRGAGLYVGVEMVADPELRTPDRAGAHDLVNAMRDRNVLISVCGADGNVLKVRPPLVFSDSDVDWFCTEFAGAVAALG; translated from the coding sequence ATGAGTTTTTCGAACATCATGGACTCCAACAGCTATTCGGGGGGTCTGGCGACCGACCCTGACACCGAAAGGCTGATCGAAGCACGCACCCATCTGCTGGGCCCGGCGTACCGGCTGTTCTACGAACGGCCGGTACACCTGGTCCGGGGCAGCGGCAGCCACCTGTTCGACGCCGACGGCGCGCGTTACCTCGACGCGTACAACAACGTCGTCAGCGTCGGGCACTGCCACCCCCGCGTGGTGGCCGCGATCACGCGCCAGGCCGAGACGCTCAACACCCACACCCGGTATCTGCACGACGGCATCGTGGAATACTCGGAGCGGCTCTTGGCCACGTTCCCGGCGGAAGTCGACCAGGTCATGTATGCCTGTACCGGCTCGGAGGCCAACGACCTGGCCTTGCGGGTGGCCCAGATGTACACCGGCGCACGCGGTGTGATCGTGACCCGCGATGCCTACCACGGCAATACCGAAGCGGTGACGGCGATTTCACCGTCGCTCGGTGGCGCCACCGCGATCGGTCCCCATGTGCGTGCCGTGGCCGCACCGGACAGTTACCGCTCGGGTACCGACGTGGCGGACCGGTTCCTCGCCGATGTTCAAGCCGCGATCGCCGAGCTGAAGGCGGCGGGTCACGGCGTGAGCTGTCTGATCGTGGACACCTTCTTCTCCTCCGACGGCATCTATCCCGATCCCTCGGTGCTGGCACCGGCGGTGGCGGCGGTGCGGGCGGCCGGTGGCGTGTTCATCGCCGACGAGGTGCAGCCCGGCTTCGGTCGTACCGGGGAGGCGATGTGGGGTTTCACCCGCCACGGCGTGGTGCCGGACCTGGCCACCATGGGCAAGCCGATGGCCAACGGGTTGCCGGTGGCGGCGATGGCCGCCCGCAGTGAGGTGCTCGAGGCGTTCGCCCGCGAGGTGCCGTACTTCAACACCTTCGGCGGCAACCCGGTGTCCATGGCCGCGGCGAGCGCGGTGCTCGACGTCATCGAGGACGAGGAGTTGATGGACAACGCCGCCCGGGTCGGCGCGGCGCTGCGCGACGAGCTGGGCCGGGTGACCGCCGGGAACCCGCGGATCGGTGACATCCGCGGGGCCGGGCTGTACGTCGGCGTGGAGATGGTGGCCGATCCCGAGCTGAGGACACCCGATCGGGCAGGAGCCCACGACCTGGTCAACGCGATGCGTGACCGCAACGTGCTGATCTCGGTGTGCGGTGCGGACGGGAACGTGCTCAAGGTGCGGCCGCCATTGGTGTTCTCGGACAGCGACGTGGACTGGTTCTGCACGGAATTTGCGGGGGCGGTGGCGGCGCTGGGTTGA